TAAAATGAGTAGATATTATAAATAAACGGAAGAAATGGAATTTTATGCTCTTCGTAGGAGGAGCTGATGTTAAAATTTTGGGGTAAATTTTGGCCGGGTGATCAAGACTCTTTGCGCATAGTTTCAAATGAGGTGTGTAAAGCGAGATGGCGTGACATTCGagcgagaaagaaaatatCGAAAAGGCATTTTCGAAATACCGGGTAGAATAAACGGGTAGAATTTTCGAACAAGGCTTTTCAACCGTTTTTTGAATTGTGAAGGGTTTTAAAACGATTGTTAATATAGTGTGGTGCAGGGtaaattaatatgcttaaaaaCATCATAAATCTATGAGATATATCGAAGAGCTGCTTAAATTATGAGATATTGACCCAAATTAAACTGAAATGAGAAGCAAACCTCGGGAAAATCACTGAACCATTCTCGTGTACAAAAGGATCCCTTGAAATTATTCGGTTTGCAGTAAATGAACTAATctacaaaatacaaaacgcTTCATAACTAGACCACCAACTGCAATAAGGGAAAGCTAAAATATATGTCATTTAACACAAAACAGGATGAACATGTAGGAATAGCGCTTTACCAGCCTCTCGTAAATCCAGGGCTAGATTTTTGTAATAAAGATAAGGAGtagaaatattttatcaatcgatgttttatttaataacaatTGAAAAATATCCGTTGTACGTCTCcaaaagaataataattaGGAGTTTTAAAGATCTTCCATTAAAGATCCTCCCTCCCTTACTTGCTGTCGAGCAACGTGAACAACTCCAGATGAACTAGGTTTGTTAATTATACTTTATTTTACACAATGTatgaataatataaattaattataaagggaaaaaagaaattatttgaaattataaaaaaaacaaacagtttaACAGTTTTAGCAGACATATATTCATATAATATATTTCATATTCGCTGCTATGCAGCATCAATCTACTTACCTATTAACCCATGTTTAAAATCATGTTTAATCATGTTCCCTCAATTGACCTGTtataaaactaataaaaaagaGTAACTAAGTTACTGTTAGCAACAGTAAGTTAGTTTCTCACTCATCGTTTAAGTTAACCAACACTCCTCTTAACGCAATTATCAATCTGAAGTGAAGCTTAAGCCATcatgaaaacaaacaccatACGCTGTAGAAACTTATCCAGTGGACTGCACTGAACAGATAACATGACACTTGTTGATAGCAGTTGCTAACTGTGTCAAGCAGTGTTAATTCCTGTCCATTAAGCTCTTCTCCATTGAGAGTGGATGGTTGAGTTGCAGAAAAGCTCACCGGTACGGGTCAGAGCATCGATTGAAGGATTCGCACCGAGCGGAAATGCACTATTGCTGTTGGCGCTTTGGTGTTTCTTCAGGCATCCATCAAGAGCACCACCTGTTAAagtaattgatttttatttcacatcaATCCGCTTGGTTCGATGCTGTGCCGTCAGGGATGAATTAAGTGCAAAGCCATTTGCACGGCACAACCTTCTTACTCACTTGTTTATAGAGATTGTTTAGATATGCGATTCAGCAATGCAGCATGCAACATTAGTCCTAGATTCCCTGCCGAGTTGTGTTTAGTGCACATGAAGGAATGCAAATTTGTTATTTCTTCAAACAAAACTCATCCCAACATGCCAATCGAagtgaaaacattaaaaaaaacattggatACTTTTACCACATCCATCAATCATCGGCCAAGCGGATGGATACAATTACTCGCTGTAATCGTGTCCGGTTTCACTTAATTCAGCACATCATCCGGTgcagcatcaccaccacaaCTGCATTTGTTTGTGGCCACAGTGGCCGTCATGCGGCTGaatacatttaaattaatctcATTAAAAAGTGATACTATGCTAATTACACCATCGAATGCTGCAGGCCCCAAAGGAGCAAAGGAGCTCGACGCACACGAGGTTAATAACGATAACGACAACCGGCCTCGTCAAGGTCCTGAGTTCCAGGGTCGTACGGCCCATACCAGTTGCGGCTGCATCGCGAACGCCCTTCCAAAAGGGAGATGAAGATTAATTCCATTTCTTGGCCGGCCGCTGCTAgatgttgtgtttctttttataaacataCCCGCCCGGTGCGTGCATGCCGGTACCGATCGCATAAGTGTCAGATAAAACATAATTGCAGCCGTTGACTGGCGCGTATGCACATGCACCCTGAACGAGGCGGAACTGCGAACTAGATCAGTTGGTGATTGGGCCAGTGACCGCCACGGCTAAGGGCGTGTGCGCCTGCCTCGTGTCGCCAGTGATTAGCATTCCGTAGCGGAAAAAAGTCATACGCACCTTCAGGGTGCACGTCTGCCTATTTTAACAGTGATGAGCGAAAGGTCTGTTGTCGAGGGGATTTTGACGACATGTAaacttttgtttaaatattgttcaaTGTTTCTCGATAACAAATACAGTAATGcatttatgaaatttaattttcaaactctTCCATATTTTTACTTATTGTTCAACATCATACGTCAAAATTCTTtcgaatttttaaaacatttttctaaaatatCTTCAAGGTATGTTGTCAAAGGACGTCACAGAGTATAAGCTTTGTCAGTCAACAAGCGATGTGCAAAACACTTTACCATCCCTGTATCAGATCAACCGCTCAATCCCGTTCATACAAATTACTGCTGGGTGGCAGCATCACTCATTCGATGAAAGTGTACTCTTTGCAGGCCACTTTCACCGACCGGTTGATGATCCCGGTCATGAAGTACGGTGGGGgggcaaaaacaaatcaccacCAGCTGCCACCAGCCTGTTCCGCGCAGTTAAAACACCTTAACCTACCATCTGCAGAACGTTCTATCGCACCCGCTGGAATTGCAGGAATTGCTGGAATTTATCTATTATCGGCTGACCACAACACGGCCAACATCACAAACGATTTACCCTTCTGGAATTGCTTAATGTGTGAACATATAATCGATTATTTCGCTACGGAAAGCAGAGCACCACGCACACATCGAGTGATTTACGTAAAATTAACGATTGCTTGGATCGTTACGAGTGAAGTGTACTCGTACGTCAAATGCTGAAAACCAAAGCCTGCGGATAATTCATAACTCTATCGTGGGTGTACACGCGTCTGAACTGCTTTCGGGCGTGCGTGGATCATAAATTTTACccaaccattttttttgttgttgctttaagTAAATAATTAACCGCGTCATTCCATAGCCAAACGGGCGCTAACGACTTTTGGCCCCAGCTAGACCACCCGCATTAACACGCTAGACCAAATGCGTCCATCTTGTAAGCAGGCTTGGGGGCAAGTAAACATTTCCCCTTCACCCACCCCACCCAACAACATATCAAAAACTCAAAATTACTTACATTGCTTTTGAAGTGGGCACGCAGTTGAAGTTAACTCGATTACACGAGgcaaaaaagacacaaaagttTATGAAAAGTTTCCCCCACTTTACGGCAACTTGAAGGGTAACTTGATCATAAAGCTGTATACCAACACAGTACGGTACAATTAcatgaaacacacacataccgcaGCAACTGTAATAAATGtgctcacacgcacacacacgcacacttcaTGATTGACCTCTGGGATATTAATTTCCGGCACGGATTGTTGGACATGTTGGAATTTGGACGTGTTTTAAGCTGGTGTTTTAAGGATGTATTATTAACAGCATTCCGGCATTCATCAACAGCATTATTAGCATGCTGTCGGGTGTGTGACATTGCTTGATTGAGCGATGAAGCCACGCACCGGTAGGTGAGAAGCAATTAAACTCAGCTTACAACCGAACAAAAGGATCCGTGGTGTGGTGTTTTCTAGGATACTTTGGAAATTACGTCCAGCTCATTACCCGCGGGCTGCATTTCACCTGCTTGAACCGATTTACCTTCGTATCCAAGTATGGTTCACGTGTGCATGTAATAGCAACTTCTTTGAAGTTATACATTACATTACACGTGGTAAGAATTTCTATTTAAAATACATGTTCAGGTCGTCCCCGAGACaagcggttcctcttatacccGAATTTCGATACAGATTTTGACAGATGAGATGACtcaatttgacagatgagttagtatatagcacaaaatctaagcaaaaaggcgAAAAATTGGTCTAAAATAGTTTCCTTTCTCATAGAACAcgcttgttttttatttgatttcagTGTATTCTTTCCAAAAGTCGTATTAAGTGCAGAAAAGGAAGTCCACTCtctgactttaaagtataaacgaaatcgcaccaggattcgacttacgcggaaaacCGAGATatgcggatttttcccgggttacagcagtccgctataatagcgtatcttgGAGACTACCTGTACGTGCTTTGCTGATGTTAATTTCATTCACCTTATCATTTGCATAACGCCATTCATGCCGACACTGATcagacgaaacaaaaaaaggaaaacgcacacacacacacagaacctGAACCTGGAGTGTGTAATGATGCGTTTCGCTGTGCTTAGGTCGCCGCGGCACGATCGATAGTGAAAAGTGAGTATAGGCGCGGCCGAAGGAATCGCAACACGAACCGGCGGGAAGGGGAAAACAATTAGATCCGGGAAAGTGATACGCACGATCGTGGCACGAGGATCGGCGTTCGGATCTAATCAGACGCATGGTACTGCGACCGTGGCCGTTGTCGCGCTGACCTGGAAACCTTCCCGTACGCGCGAGCCCGTTGTATAAAAGCGATGGCCTTGGACAACACCAGTCACAGTGCATCAATCATCAGCGCCACGAACAGTCCCCGTCCAGCCGGATCCAGCAGCGATCTTCACCAGTTCAATCGGCTGAactgtgcgtgcgtgtgtgtgcgtgtgggtgcgtgctcgcgtgtgtgtgtgttcttgtGTTCTTACGTCCGTAACGTCACACGAATTTTCCCGGCCGAGTGTAAAGTGTCACGCTCGTACATCATGTCGCAAGGATACGGCACGATTGTGGTCGgagtgttgctgctgttggcggTTGTCTGCCAGGGTACGGTCGGGGAGCCCGATCCTGGACCGGCCGGTGCCGGAGCAACCCCGACCAAGCTGGACGACTACGTGCTCAACACCCAGTCCGAGTGCTACAAGTCGAAGCGGTTGCTGTCCTGCTTCAAGTATCGCTTCTCGCGCTACCTATGGTCGTTCGCGACCGGCCGCATGAATTGGTTCGCCGCGGAAAACCAGGCCGTTGAAAACACCGGCGGACTGAAGCTGGTGCGGTTAAACGAACCGAAGGAGGACGATGTGTTCCCGGAGGCGCGACAAATTAGCCGTAAGTGGTTGTGCACGGGCACAATGTGGCGGAACGGCATCGAAAATCCCGAAACTTCTGACACCCCTTGCGCGGTACAATGTATTTCCGTTCTTCCACAGCGTACGACAGCGAGCTGGTACGAGGCGCCAAGTTCCTGCAGCGGTCCCTCAACACCTTCATCGCCAGCCATGGCGTGCAGGTGGGCATGGGAGCGGAAAGCGGGGCCCGGTTTCTGGCGGACGAAGATTTTGAGGCACGCGGCAAGAAGCAGAAGCAGCGCAAGTGGAGCCTTATCCTGCCGCTGGCGGTAATGCTGAAGTTGGTGCACCTGAAGCTGCTGCTCAAACCGATACTGCTCGGTGTGGGGCTGATCCAGGTGCTGCTGATCGCCGGTGGGCTGCTGATATTCCACTTCTTCCGCAATACGAACATCTGCAAGATACAGCCGCACGTCATCCACGCCCATTCGCACATCTCGAGCGAATCCAGTCCCGGTAAGTGGGGGTTGTACCGGAAGGTTTTGGGTTCGGGACGGGCGAAACAGAAGCGACTGAGCGGTGTTATTTGCTTTGCAGAACTTTCCTATGCCGCGTACGGCGCGTACCCGTCCTATTCGGCCTCCCCGTACAATGCGTACAGCAAGGATTGGGCCAGCAACCGGGCGTACAGCGGCTACAGCTTCCTCGATGCCATTGATAATCATAAAATCTAGTGCCTTTAAACGACGACGGCCCACGTAACCGACGAGCCGTGCACGATACTATTCCTAGAATCTGGGTTCCCATTTAGCTTCGCTAGTCTCGCTTTCATCTTGTCTTATCCTAAGCACTCTCAGTCCCTTTTCATCCTGGACTCTTGCGTCAACGCTTGCTCTTTTGCTTTACTTTGTGGCTCCTTCAGCACGCACTCAACTGATACTGTTCTCCTTTGCTATCTCTATACCTCTTCTCATCTTTCTATCTTTTATCCTGCTGTTTCATTGCATCATCCTTCAATCCCATCCCTTGTCCACGGCTGCTGCTCATCGTCGGTGTCTAGTAGTAATTTGATgattaatgtatttatttattgatttaattatttattgaattatttatttgttttgtgctggTGCGGCGAATTGGCTCGGGCAGCCTGCGAAAGCTCCCGCGGGATGCTGTAAGCTCCCAAGCACACGCTTACACGCGTAGGGAACGACACGGACCCAGGACACTGTAACAGTGTGTGTTGCGTCCCGCGGATGCGGTGAATAAATGCGTGCGAAAACACTACCAAAGCTGGATGGCCTTTTTATTCTCTCTGTCGATCTCTCTTCTCTTTCTGTTTACACTTCGTGCCTCATCGCCATGGTGCGTCACGCTCCGTAGCATGAGGCGTTCCCATGGGTAAAGCAATATGgatgaacatatttttttttgatcGATTTTATATCCGACACTTTGCACGGGAAACACTTAATGGTGACGGTCATCGGTTGACTGACGAGGGCATTATTCAGCATCCGTCAGCTCTTGTTAAACGAAATTGGTTTTTCTGTCCGGTGTTGGCGCAGCGTTGAAAAATGGACAGTTTCTGCCAATGCCGATGTCCATCCCCGGTAGAACCGAGCGCTTAAATAAAGTTCGGCATGAATAAAACATACCGGCTGCTACGATTTAGCTTTCGCGCCGACAAAGAGTTATGACAACAAGGGTAATGAACAGCCAAAGATCCCGCCCCGAAGGGAACGAGCGCAGTCTGTAATCCGAAATAGATTCTTATTATTCATACTgagattgaaattaatttcgttTAAAAAGGCTTACGGGTTAAGTAGAAATCGTCGTCGACTGTGTTGTCGCTGTCCCGAAACGTTGTGACCCATGTCAAATGATTTTCCTAATTGCGAACAAAGCATTCCCGGGTTGGGATCTTCCCGCTCTGCATCGGTTCGCTCATCAATGTCCCGTTGTTAGTCTTACATGACATTCGTGTAACAATTTTGTACAGGATGTTGTTACGGGAAAACAGGGGACCAATTAGTGGAAGGTACTTAAGAGATAGGACAATGAACACAAAGGTTTCGACCGCAGCTGCTGTCCAAAATATTGAAAGATGCTGTTCAGAATGATATGAAAAGTTCGCTGTCTTTATTTGAAGAATATTAGAGACATTCAAAAAATGATCTAAATTTTAATAGCATCGTGCTGAATTgagataattttttaaataaaaacctcgttaaattacaaaaaatacatatttCCATTCCAACGAAaaaatttatttccaccatACAAACCCTGTTGATTCCTCTAAAACACAAGGGACAACCTTATCTGCACGACAGACACTTCATTTGGAGATCGTTTTGTGTTTAAACAATCGTTTGGTCAGGATGTCATTTATTTCTCGGGGAAAACGTGCTCAATTTGCAGTACAACATGACCAAACACAACTACGTTGCAGTACTTCGTATTATTTTTGGCAATGATAGGAACCAGACGCAAACGAATATCTTGCTCTGGGGTAATAATACCATGGGGTAACTAATACCCGAAAGGTTTCTAATGTTTGCCTTGTTGTGCTCCCGCCGCTGATTGATGTAAATCTTAACGAACGAAGGAGGGCAATGTTTATGGGAGGTAACAAAAGGTACCGGGATGGTTTGGAAGTGGTCCAGCAGTGTGTTTATGGCAATGTGCTTGAGGAAGATAATTGTTTTAGTTAGTAGGGGCAAGTTGTATTTTCGCGCTTAACTAAACAGTAGCCATTCGCTTTCATCTGTAGCTCAACCAGTTTCAGAgaatttgtatgttttatctcaaagtctgtgtaggatagaggtcgagtaatatagagcaatttgacaagtagccataagttcgttacacgtgatttgacgtttggacgcccttttccattcaaatgatttgtgtgtagttgtgttgattaatcgggatatagtaaacaagtagactagacgcaaggaatcttacacgggcgacgaaatgtcaaatgaaatccaaaatggcgaacctctatcttggctattactcgacctctatcctacacaaaCCTTGGTTTTATCTAACATAAGTGGGATAGTTTCGTAAGTGTTTGCTTGGATGTTAGTTATCAATCAGTTGACTTGACTATTTCACCGCCAGTATGAAATCTAGACTTATTTACCAAAAAATCTATTCTATTAGAATGCTACATCCACGTGACATTGTAACattgttttgaatgttttcaatTCCAACCATTCGTGGTACCATTTTCCCTATCATTAACCTTGGTTGGCGGATTTTCAACACTTTCTCATTGTCGCACATCGTGCGCACGACATTAATCCTTTGAGAATTTCGGTGCTTCCATGAAGAGGAATAAACATTTCCCTCCCCCCTTGTTTAACGAGGGTTCGTATTTCCTAAGCTCCGGGGTAAATACAGACAGATCTACTAAGGGTAGAAAGAGACATgcgaaagaagaaacaaacaccCACAAGACACATATCGCAGAAGGTCATGATTAACGAACAGCTTCTGACTGGTTGCGATCTGGTAAACACACAGGGTAGGAAGCAATAAGCGTTCGAGGTTCACCCAATGCATCTTACTCCCAGCCTGTTATCCGGATTGTTGTCTTGTCAACCCGTCAACGGCTGGTTGTTTCACCATACCGAATGCCCTCGATGGCTTTTGCACAACGCGCATTACGGGTCCCGATTCGAAGCGAGAGCATCAATCAGCGGGATCCTAAATCAGTCCACAACATCGAATGTGCCGGCAACACCATTTGGGGCCATATGCTACCACCGAACGGTATCGAATCACATTTCTCTagcgtgtgcctgtgtgtatggcgtatttttctttgctgtaCCGTTGATACAATCGATTCCCGTAATGTTCTGCGCATCACGAAAGCGCAGCACACAACAGCAAACGAATGTACTCCGGGTTTTGGTAAATGTTCGGCTCGTACCATGCCGGATTTGGTAGCTGGTGCTGGCCTAACTGCTGGTGCCGAGTCGCATCCTGCAGCACGGTTCAAACAGTTGCGATTTGTCCGCGGTCGAAGCAAGCCGTGTGTCCGGATTGTTCGCGATCGAGTGGTACATAGGATAGCggatgaaataataaaacgtaCGCAGCCAAACAGGAGCAACGGaataccaggcgtctccatcgagaTTTAACTGGAGTGATTTATGGATGACCACCgcgtggggaaaaaaagattatGTGCggatgttcttttttaatgtgaaaaatattatataaaacacacaacagcaaCGGGTTTCAATGGGGTCCGTAACGGTGATAAATGTTGCAAAATGATGGTGAAAATAATAAGTAAGGAAACGTGCACACCGTGCACAGCGTGCCACCGTTGAGCGTTGAAACGTGCTCGAGCGTTTTTGTGGCGCGTTCGGTGGATAATTGTTTAGTGTatagctgctggagagtgagAAAACCCACCAGCGGTTAATATTAATTGTGGTAGAATCACTAAACGCGGCAACAATAAGCGATCAATAAGTGCGTGTGTGAAAATTTTCCAACTTTCCACAGCCGCGGTGGTCGGAGCGTGTGtgttattaatttttgttttccgtccGGTATGTTTATCGCGCGCTGTAAAGGGCAAGGTGCTGGAAGATTTAGATCCGTTCCCCTATGGTGCTAtaatttgaaaagttttacCACCACAACGAACCACTCCCAGCGCGAACGCAGATTGGCAACGCTTTGGCTAGGCGTTATACGAAGCTGATGACGTGCCTGGGGATGAACGGTGCAGATTGTTACGCTACGCCGTGGATGTGACCACATGTTCCCAACCGGAAACAGAAACAATAAAACCCTGTGCCCTGTCAACGTGTGCAAGGCTATCGCTTTTAGTGAAGAggccagaaaaaaaagtgcaaacagcaaagcaaaataaatagaaaaaaaaatcacagctAGAACAAATACGAAACAATTTGTGGAGAAATTTTTATACTGTGAAATAATAACCGGAATACAAAGCATCCGTCCCCCAATGATACTGCGCTGCCTTCGTCGTGGGTGAACGCAACGGAACGGTCCTGCTCTACGACGGTAGCAGCACTGCTGGCAGCAATGCTATCTGGTaagggggaaaacttttcacgCTTCTTACTTGTTCATTTGTGTGCACACAGCAATATTATCGGCATTATTAAtgggaaagcaacaaaaaaaaaagattaaataaacaacaagCAAATGGAATGTTGAGTTTTTCCCATCCCTTCTTCCCCCTACGGATAAAAGACACTCCTCTCCCCGCACTAAATGGCGCGTGGTGCAGCGGTCCTCTAAAGCAACTGAAATAACTTCActgaggaaacaaaacaaaatcacaaatACGACACACTGCTTTGGATGGGTGGGAATCGAAAAACAAAGCTTTCccacggaagaacggaagaatcCGGCACGCATCGCTGCGAACGTGAGTTGACAGTTTGTCGGTCGCCGTAGGAATGTTGGCGAGAGTTTGTGTtggcgttgtttgtttatcgtcAAAATACATTCTAAGCCTTGCGGGAGGGCCCCGCTTTGTCACAAAAAGTCCTGAAACGCGCCCGAAACCGCTGGTTCACGATGACTGgagcacacacacccacccattTGTGAGTACCGCTTCAGCAAAAGTGAATGACTTTTGTGTGTCTGGTGGACTGGGGACCAGTTTGTGGTTCATGACGGAAGCCATAAACACGAAGCTAATTAGTGGTAGGATTTTTCCACCAATAAATAGTTGGGCCATTTTGTTTAACAGCTTACACTGATGACATTTGTTCGTAACAGCACTCTGTTATGCTTAATGGCCTTCGCGATGTTGTATGTGCTGGGGAATTGCTGGTGAAAACTTGAAATGGGGTTCAAGTTTTGattatttgcaaaaatttggAGTAAACAAAACTGTGAtccaatttagttgtaaattGACGTCATTAATTGATCCATAATTAATCACTACAATACATGAGTAATACAAATACTAAAGCTTCATCTAGGGCTGGTGAATACCCAATAGACGTGGAAAAAGTCTAAGACAATATTgagttaaaatattaataaaaaatacttaaCTTGTCTGATTATTTGATCATTAGACTAATCTAATACTAAAGGTAAAATATGCATTTAAAATCAGGGTAGTATAAGTATCTCCAGAGGTAGATTAAGCTTCTTGAAGATCCTAAGTAAA
The Anopheles moucheti chromosome 2, idAnoMoucSN_F20_07, whole genome shotgun sequence genome window above contains:
- the LOC128298631 gene encoding uncharacterized protein LOC128298631, translated to MSQGYGTIVVGVLLLLAVVCQGTVGEPDPGPAGAGATPTKLDDYVLNTQSECYKSKRLLSCFKYRFSRYLWSFATGRMNWFAAENQAVENTGGLKLVRLNEPKEDDVFPEARQISPYDSELVRGAKFLQRSLNTFIASHGVQVGMGAESGARFLADEDFEARGKKQKQRKWSLILPLAVMLKLVHLKLLLKPILLGVGLIQVLLIAGGLLIFHFFRNTNICKIQPHVIHAHSHISSESSPELSYAAYGAYPSYSASPYNAYSKDWASNRAYSGYSFLDAIDNHKI